In Thermodesulfovibrio aggregans, the following proteins share a genomic window:
- a CDS encoding sigma-54 dependent transcriptional regulator, with translation MVFLRSFSVLVISEEADKLYNIFDSIGITLRKSTGTKNVKSANFSLYDIAFLDIDAEGWEKRLMELKQYMPVVAFGKPEIKKAVESMKLGAIDFLQKPLKNEAVLEIFQKFQEKPEVEIPGLIGISKIMKDVYCNIRKAALTDSNVLITGESGTGKELVARAIHNLSERKENPFIVINCTAIPDSLLESELFGFEKGAFTGANYTKKGLIEWANQGTVFFDEIGDVSPLFQTKILRVIQEGEFIKIGGPHSIKVDVRFIAATNKDLIKACKEGSFREDLFYRLNVIHLELPPLRSRKEDIPFLVEFFIKKHSSKRKDIHIRGITEEALDTLMNYSFPGNVRELENIIERAIAFTNSTEITVKDLPTYLLKTSNPKKTLHGNLREAVENFEKELIWSALQKSRGNISKAAELLGIHRQQLQRKLKQFKIAT, from the coding sequence ATGGTTTTCTTAAGATCTTTCAGTGTTCTTGTTATTTCTGAAGAAGCAGATAAACTTTATAATATTTTCGATTCAATAGGTATTACCTTAAGAAAATCTACAGGAACAAAAAATGTCAAATCAGCCAATTTCTCTCTCTATGACATTGCTTTCCTTGATATTGATGCAGAAGGATGGGAAAAAAGACTGATGGAACTTAAACAATACATGCCTGTAGTTGCTTTTGGTAAACCAGAGATTAAAAAAGCAGTTGAATCAATGAAGCTTGGTGCAATTGATTTTTTACAGAAACCTTTAAAAAATGAAGCAGTTTTAGAAATTTTTCAGAAATTTCAAGAAAAACCAGAAGTTGAGATACCCGGATTAATCGGAATAAGCAAAATTATGAAAGATGTTTACTGCAATATAAGAAAAGCAGCTCTTACAGATAGTAATGTTCTGATTACAGGTGAGTCTGGCACGGGGAAAGAGCTTGTTGCAAGAGCAATTCACAATTTAAGTGAGAGAAAGGAAAATCCATTTATCGTCATAAACTGCACAGCCATACCGGATAGTCTACTTGAATCCGAACTTTTTGGCTTTGAAAAGGGTGCTTTTACTGGAGCAAATTACACCAAAAAAGGTCTTATTGAATGGGCTAATCAAGGCACTGTTTTTTTTGATGAAATTGGCGATGTTTCACCTCTGTTTCAGACTAAGATATTAAGGGTTATTCAAGAAGGAGAATTTATAAAAATTGGCGGACCTCATTCAATAAAGGTAGATGTAAGATTTATAGCAGCTACAAACAAAGACTTAATCAAGGCATGTAAAGAAGGCTCTTTTAGAGAAGACCTTTTTTACAGACTAAATGTAATTCACTTAGAACTTCCTCCTCTAAGGAGCAGAAAGGAAGACATCCCATTTCTTGTAGAATTCTTTATAAAAAAGCACTCCTCTAAAAGAAAGGATATTCATATTAGAGGGATTACAGAGGAAGCTCTTGATACATTGATGAATTATTCTTTTCCCGGTAATGTTCGTGAGCTTGAAAACATCATAGAAAGAGCTATTGCGTTTACAAATTCTACAGAGATAACAGTTAAAGATCTGCCCACGTACTTATTAAAGACTTCCAATCCTAAAAAAACCTTACATGGCAATTTAAGGGAGGCTGTTGAAAATTTTGAAAAAGAACTCATATGGTCAGCTTTGCAGAAAAGTAGAGGTAATATTTCCAAGGCTGCAGAACTTCTTGGAATCCACCGTCAGCAACTTCAGAGAAAACTGAAACAATTCAAAATTGCTACTTAA